In Streptomyces sp. NBC_00306, a single genomic region encodes these proteins:
- a CDS encoding SpoIIE family protein phosphatase: MTEQPTSHEGRQPLAARSQERTRPRAEATGPSAVPSPSGPPQDLAGTARREGDRLRFVGAATRRIARGIDLDEIVLGLCRATVPTFSDAILVYLRDPLPVGDERPISPFVLRLRRTDRLRLAEEDADLGSSGPIPVIDPHNDLTPAAELCEVRSGGALSEVLRGVRPVFGDSAAARAALPELLGADRTVPNGHRAILAPLRGRRRVIGAAVFLRRPDRPAFEPNDLLVAAQLATHTALGIDKAVLYGREAYIADELQRTMLPDSLPQPTGVRLASRYLPAAETARVGGDWYDAIPLPGSRVALVVGDVMGHSMTSAAIMGQLRTTAQTLAGLDLPPQEVLHHLDEQAQRLGTDRMATCMYAVYDPVSHRITIANAGHPPPILLHLGGRAEVLRVPPGAPIGVGGVDFEAVELDAPAGATLLLYTDGLVESRLRDVWTGIEQLRERLAATAQLTGPDHSPPLEALCDDVLDMLGPGDRDDDIALLAARFDGIAPSDVAYWFLEPEDAAPSRARRLARRALARWGLEELSDSVELLVSEVVTNAVRYAERPVTLRLLRTDVLRCEVGDDSPQLPRQRRARDTDEGGRGLFLVNRLARRWGATRLSTGKVVWFELPTRT, encoded by the coding sequence GTGACGGAGCAGCCCACCTCCCACGAAGGCCGGCAGCCCTTGGCTGCCCGGTCGCAGGAACGCACCCGGCCGCGGGCGGAGGCGACCGGTCCGTCGGCCGTTCCCTCGCCGAGCGGCCCGCCGCAGGACCTGGCGGGCACGGCCCGGCGCGAGGGTGACCGGCTGCGTTTCGTGGGAGCAGCGACCCGGCGGATCGCACGGGGCATCGACCTCGACGAGATCGTCCTCGGACTGTGCCGGGCGACGGTGCCGACGTTCTCGGACGCGATCCTGGTCTATCTGCGGGACCCGCTGCCGGTCGGTGACGAGCGTCCCATCTCGCCGTTCGTGTTGCGGCTGCGCCGTACGGACCGGCTGCGTTTAGCAGAAGAGGACGCCGATCTGGGCAGCTCGGGGCCCATCCCCGTGATCGACCCGCACAACGACCTCACGCCGGCCGCCGAGCTGTGCGAGGTCCGTTCCGGCGGGGCGCTGTCCGAGGTGCTGCGCGGTGTGCGGCCCGTGTTCGGCGACTCCGCGGCGGCGAGGGCCGCCCTGCCCGAGCTGCTCGGCGCGGACCGGACCGTGCCGAACGGCCATCGGGCGATACTCGCCCCGCTCCGCGGGCGGCGGCGGGTGATCGGTGCTGCCGTCTTCCTGCGCCGGCCGGACCGGCCCGCCTTCGAGCCGAACGATCTACTGGTCGCCGCGCAGCTGGCGACGCACACGGCGCTCGGCATCGACAAGGCCGTGCTGTACGGGCGCGAGGCGTACATCGCCGATGAGCTCCAGCGCACGATGCTGCCGGACTCGCTGCCCCAGCCGACCGGCGTCCGGCTCGCCTCGCGCTATCTGCCGGCGGCCGAGACGGCCCGCGTCGGCGGTGACTGGTACGACGCGATCCCGCTGCCGGGCAGCCGGGTGGCACTCGTCGTGGGCGACGTCATGGGCCACTCGATGACCTCGGCCGCGATCATGGGACAGCTGCGCACCACGGCCCAGACGCTGGCAGGGCTCGATCTGCCGCCGCAGGAGGTGCTGCACCACCTCGACGAGCAGGCCCAGCGGCTCGGCACCGACCGCATGGCGACCTGCATGTACGCGGTGTACGACCCGGTCTCGCACCGCATCACCATCGCGAACGCGGGCCACCCGCCGCCCATCCTGCTGCATCTGGGCGGGCGGGCCGAGGTGCTGCGTGTGCCGCCGGGGGCGCCGATCGGCGTCGGCGGGGTCGACTTCGAGGCCGTGGAGCTGGACGCCCCGGCCGGAGCGACGCTGCTGCTGTACACGGACGGCCTGGTCGAGTCCCGGCTGCGGGACGTGTGGACGGGGATCGAGCAGCTGCGGGAGCGGCTGGCCGCCACCGCCCAGCTGACCGGACCGGACCACTCGCCGCCGCTGGAAGCGCTCTGCGACGACGTGCTGGACATGCTCGGCCCGGGCGACCGGGACGACGACATCGCGCTGCTCGCGGCCCGTTTCGACGGGATCGCGCCGAGTGACGTCGCCTACTGGTTCCTGGAGCCGGAGGACGCGGCACCGAGCCGGGCCCGCCGTCTCGCCCGCCGGGCCCTGGCCCGCTGGGGGCTGGAGGAGCTGAGCGACTCGGTGGAGCTGCTGGTCAGCGAGGTCGTGACCAATGCCGTGCGGTACGCGGAGCGGCCGGTGACCCTGCGGCTGCTGCGGACGGACGTCCTGCGATGCGAGGTCGGGGACGATTCCCCGCAGCTGCCGCGGCAGCGCCGGGCACGGGACACGGACGAGGGCGGACGAGGGCTGTTCCTGGTGAACCGGCTGGCCAGGCGGTGGGGAGCGACCCGGCTGTCGACCGGCAAGGTCGTCTGGTTCGAGCTGCCCACTCGTACGTAG
- the fomD gene encoding cytidylyl-2-hydroxypropylphosphonate hydrolase: protein MKGSERIERWTPGDHILWRYRGHAPDLTGQGVHICRPVTVVQDTDEALAVWLAPGTECVKPVLANGTPVHEEPLATRYTAPRTVTRGHWFGTGVLKLARPGEPWSVWLFWEPGWRFKNWYVNLEEPRTRWSGGIDSEDHFLDISVDPDRSWRWHDEDEFDQAQRVGLIGPEKAERVRLAGEEALRAVRAWGAPFSDGWEHWRPDPAWRVPELPADWARAAVQLTS from the coding sequence ATGAAAGGCTCGGAACGCATCGAACGCTGGACGCCCGGGGACCACATCCTCTGGCGCTATCGCGGCCATGCCCCGGATCTGACGGGTCAGGGCGTCCACATCTGCCGCCCGGTGACCGTCGTGCAGGACACCGACGAGGCGCTCGCGGTGTGGCTCGCGCCGGGGACGGAGTGCGTGAAGCCGGTGCTCGCGAACGGCACTCCCGTCCACGAGGAGCCGCTCGCCACCCGCTACACGGCTCCCCGCACGGTCACCCGCGGCCACTGGTTCGGCACCGGGGTGCTGAAACTGGCCAGACCCGGCGAACCGTGGTCGGTCTGGCTCTTCTGGGAGCCGGGCTGGCGGTTCAAGAACTGGTACGTGAACCTCGAGGAGCCCCGCACCCGCTGGTCGGGCGGCATCGACTCGGAGGATCACTTTCTGGACATCTCGGTCGATCCCGACCGGAGTTGGCGCTGGCACGACGAGGACGAGTTCGACCAGGCGCAGCGGGTGGGCCTGATCGGCCCGGAGAAGGCCGAGCGGGTGCGCCTGGCGGGCGAGGAGGCCCTGCGGGCCGTACGGGCCTGGGGAGCGCCGTTCTCCGACGGCTGGGAGCACTGGCGCCCCGATCCCGCCTGGCGGGTGCCGGAGCTGCCCGCGGACTGGGCCCGTGCGGCCGTGCAGCTGACGTCCTGA
- a CDS encoding class II fumarate hydratase, with protein sequence MSDASEYRIEHDSMGEVRVPAHAKWRAQTQRAVENFPVSGQRLERSHIEALAHIKAAAARVNAELGVLDKDMAQAIAEAAAEVAEGRWDEHFPVDVFQTGSGTSSNMNTNEVLATLATERLGRPVHPNDHVNASQSSNDVFPSSIHIAATAAVTRDLIPALEHLAEALERKAAEFADVVKSGRTHLMDATPVTLGQEFGGYAAQIRYGVERLKSSLPRLAELPLGGTAVGTGINTPPGFPAAVIAEVARSTGLPLTEARDHFEAQGARDGLVETSGQLRTIAVSLTKICNDLRWMASGPRTGLAEISLPDLQPGSSIMPGKVNPVIPEAVLMVAAQVTGNDTTVAVAGAAGNFELNVMLPVIAKNLLESVRLLGNAARLLADRTVDGVTAHVERAREYAESSPSVVTPLNKYIGYEEAAKVAKKSLAQRKTIREVVLESGYVERGALTLEQLDEALDVLRMTRP encoded by the coding sequence CTCCATGGGCGAGGTGCGGGTGCCCGCACACGCCAAGTGGCGGGCCCAGACCCAGCGCGCGGTGGAGAACTTCCCCGTGTCGGGGCAGCGGCTCGAACGGTCGCACATCGAGGCCCTGGCGCACATCAAAGCGGCCGCGGCGCGGGTCAACGCCGAACTCGGCGTCCTGGACAAGGACATGGCGCAGGCCATCGCGGAGGCCGCGGCCGAGGTGGCGGAAGGCCGCTGGGACGAGCACTTCCCCGTCGACGTCTTCCAGACCGGTTCCGGGACGTCGTCCAACATGAACACCAACGAGGTCCTCGCCACCCTCGCCACCGAGCGGCTCGGCCGGCCGGTGCACCCCAACGACCATGTGAACGCCTCGCAGTCGTCCAACGACGTCTTCCCCTCCTCCATCCACATCGCCGCCACCGCCGCCGTGACCCGGGACCTGATCCCGGCCCTGGAGCACCTGGCGGAGGCGCTGGAGCGCAAGGCGGCCGAGTTCGCGGACGTGGTCAAGTCCGGGCGTACGCACCTGATGGACGCCACACCCGTGACGCTGGGCCAGGAGTTCGGCGGCTATGCCGCGCAGATCCGGTACGGCGTGGAGCGGCTGAAGTCGTCCCTGCCCCGGCTCGCCGAACTCCCCCTCGGCGGTACGGCGGTGGGTACCGGCATCAACACCCCGCCCGGCTTCCCGGCCGCCGTCATCGCCGAGGTGGCCCGTTCCACCGGACTGCCGCTGACCGAGGCCCGCGACCACTTCGAGGCGCAGGGAGCGCGCGACGGCCTGGTGGAGACCTCCGGGCAGCTGCGCACCATCGCCGTCTCACTCACCAAGATCTGCAACGATCTGCGCTGGATGGCGAGCGGACCGCGCACGGGTCTCGCCGAGATCAGCCTGCCCGATCTCCAGCCCGGCTCCTCGATCATGCCGGGCAAGGTCAATCCGGTGATCCCGGAGGCAGTCCTGATGGTGGCCGCCCAGGTCACCGGCAACGACACCACGGTCGCCGTGGCCGGCGCCGCGGGGAACTTCGAGCTGAACGTGATGCTCCCGGTGATCGCCAAGAACCTGCTGGAGTCGGTCCGGCTGCTCGGCAACGCCGCCCGGCTGCTCGCGGACCGCACGGTCGACGGCGTCACCGCGCATGTCGAGCGCGCCCGTGAGTACGCCGAGTCCTCGCCCTCCGTGGTCACTCCGCTCAACAAGTACATCGGCTACGAGGAGGCCGCGAAGGTCGCCAAGAAGTCGCTCGCGCAGCGGAAGACGATCCGTGAGGTCGTGCTCGAATCCGGCTATGTGGAGCGGGGAGCGCTGACCCTGGAGCAGCTCGACGAGGCCCTTGACGTGCTGCGGATGACCCGGCCCTGA